From Synergistaceae bacterium, the proteins below share one genomic window:
- a CDS encoding type II toxin-antitoxin system Phd/YefM family antitoxin, producing the protein MIYTNLKEAKERLYEFVMMLEDGDESQIVITRRGEPTAKILRYHTDPSGKRKLGLGKFNFSPANQAEFDALDEEIAKEMLEGKLFPDEVSN; encoded by the coding sequence ATGATTTATACGAATCTTAAGGAAGCAAAAGAACGTCTATACGAATTTGTAATGATGCTTGAAGACGGCGATGAGAGTCAAATTGTCATTACACGCAGAGGTGAGCCGACCGCAAAAATATTAAGGTATCACACAGACCCAAGCGGAAAACGCAAGCTCGGTTTAGGGAAATTTAATTTCTCGCCCGCTAATCAAGCAGAATTTGACGCACTCGATGAAGAAATCGCAAAAGAAATGCTGGAAGGAAAGTTATTCCCCGATGAAGTATCTAATTGA
- a CDS encoding type II toxin-antitoxin system VapC family toxin, translated as MTTHILLWAVDEEKSRMLTSRTRSILSNENNQIYYSPVSIWEIIMKQQKNPGQLTKLPIREFVEKCKQMDFQELQLNTIHVYELGTLSRPENAPKHNDPFDRILIAQAKAEGMRFLTHDDLLNDYDEDCVIIVRVSN; from the coding sequence TTGACAACTCATATTTTGTTATGGGCCGTCGACGAAGAAAAAAGCCGTATGCTCACATCAAGAACTAGATCTATTTTGTCGAACGAAAACAATCAAATATATTATAGCCCTGTCTCAATATGGGAAATAATCATGAAGCAGCAAAAGAATCCGGGACAACTTACTAAATTGCCCATTAGAGAATTTGTAGAAAAATGCAAGCAAATGGATTTTCAGGAATTACAACTAAATACGATTCATGTATACGAATTAGGGACTCTTTCACGCCCTGAAAACGCCCCGAAACATAATGACCCGTTCGATAGAATATTAATCGCTCAGGCAAAAGCTGAAGGCATGAGATTCTTGACACATGATGACTTGCTCAATGACTACGACGAAGATTGCGTAATAATCGTACGAGTCTCTAATTGA